The Priestia megaterium NBRC 15308 = ATCC 14581 region ATGCCTTACCTGGAACGCCACAAATACAAAATGTAATTCCTACTACCTTTTTTAAGACAGATATTTACGCTGCTCCAATGCTAGGGATAATTGGTGGGGTTATTGTTTTTTCTGTTGGAATGATTTATTTAGAATCACGTTCTCGAAAGGCTCGCAAAGCTGGAGAAGGATATTCAGGTTTTGAAGGTAATGAAGTAGAAATGGCAGCCACTATCCAGGCTGAAGAGGAGAATTATTCAATAAACCTCAAGACTTCAAACAGCCGTTCTCGTGAACTTCTTGCATTTGTCCCACTAATTCTTGTTGGGGTCACTAATAAATTTTTCACTACGATTATTCCTAAGTGGTATCCAAACGGATTTGATTTCTCTTCCATCGGCCTAGATTCTTTTGGGAAGGTCGAACTTTCCCAGGTTACTGGAATTTGGTCAGTAGAACTTGCCTTATTATTTGGAATAATTTCTACGATATTATATAACTGGAGAGAAGTACAATCCAAATTTAAAGAAGGGATAAATATTAGCATTGGTGGAGCTTTACTAGCAACCATGAATACAGCCTCCGAATATGGATTTGGCGGTATTATTGCTGCACTTCCTGGCTTTAGCGTTGTTCGAGATGGTGTTTCGCATATATTTACGAATCCACTTGTCAACGGAGCCGTAACAACTAATGTTTTGGCGGGAATTACCGGATCAGCTTCCGGAGGAATGGGGATTGCACTAAGCGTGATGGGTGAAAAGTATATGGAGGCGGCAGCCCAATATAACATTCCTCCAGAAGTCATGCACCGGGTAATTGCAATGGCTTCCGGAGGGATGGATTCACTACCCCATAATGGAGCAGTCATTACGATCCTTACCGTTTGTGGTTTGACACATGTTCAATCGTATCGTGATATTTTTGCTATCACTATTTTGAAAACGTTAACTGTCCTTATAATCATTGGAATCTATAGTTTAACTGGCATCGTTTAATATTTTATTTATTAGTACGTTTAAGATAGTATAAATAGGAATGTTATTTTGTATTAAGAGGCTCATTAGCTTTCTGTCCAAAAGTTTCATGAACAAAAAAACTACTGATACCTTGGGGTCACTCCCCTGGTGAGTCAGTAGTCTTTTCTGTTTTAGATTGTATGTAGTACTATTCTTAGTCACCAGAATTATGATTAGAATAAGTAAAAAGCCCCTAAAACTAATAAGGACTTTTATATTTCGTATTATTTGACGGCTTCTTTTTCTACCAATCATCCGCATTATATAAACTGACTTTGTATGTGCTATACATACTTTAGTGGTGAATGTTTTTACTGAATTTTCTTTTTACAGACTCAGCTATAGATATAATTAGTAGGGAGATAAGTGATGAGATAAAAGCAGTAAAGCTAATTGTTCCTACTCTCATACCAATCCATCCTCCGATAAGGAAACTTAAGATAACAATGCCAACACTAACCACTCCTACAACTAGAGGTGCTATATATTTAATAGTAGGTTTTTTTCTGCTGAGTGCATATGAAAGTACAATTAAACCAGCAATTATAATTGTAGAAACTATCTGTAAGTCACCCATTATTAACAGCCTTTAAATTCAAGATATCCATACTAGTATATTCTCCTAATGAAGTATCAAATAACACCTTGCTCAATCATAGCATCAGCAACTTTTATAAATCCGGCAATGTTTGCACCTACGACAAGATTACCAGGAGCGTTGTATTCTTGAGCAGCTTTCTTGCTAATTTGGTATATACTTTTCATAATCGCATGTAATTTACTATCGACTTCTTCAAAAGTCCAAGAAAGCCTAGTACTATTTTGAGCCATTTCTAATGCTGATACAGAAACACCACCAGCATTTGCTGCTTTAGCAGGGGCAAATAAAATATTGTTCTCTAAGAAAATCTCGACAGCTTCTAATGTAGATGGCATATTTGCACCTTCACCAATTGCTTTTACTCCATTGGAAACTAATAATTCTGCAGAGTTTTGATCGATTTCATTTTGAGTAGCACATGGTAAAGCAATATCACATGGTACTGTCCAAATCCCATTACAACTTTCCACGTAAACCGCTTCGGGATAATCATTTACATAAGTACTTATGCGTTTCTTTTCTACTTCCTTAATCCGTTTAACTGTCTCTAAGTTAAGACCATCTTTGACATAGATATAACCATTCGAATCGCTGCACGCGACCACTTTAGCCCCTAGCTGCATCGCTTTTTCAATTGCATAAATTGAGACATTTCCTGACCCTGACACAACAACTGTACTGCCTTTAAAGCTGAGATTATTATCTTTTAACATTTCTTCAACAAAGTAAACTGTTCCATATCCAGTTGCTTCTTTACGAGCTAAACTTCCACCATAACTAAGGCCTTTTCCTGTTAGAACGCCTGCTTCAAAGGTGCTACGCATTTTTTTATATTGCCCAAACAAAAAGCCAATTTCTTTACTTCCTACACCAATATCACCCGCAGGAACATCCGTATCAGGTCCGATATATTTGCTAAGTTCTAGCATAAAGCTTTGACAAAAACGCATTATTTCTCCATCTGATTTTCCTTTAGGATCAAAATCAGCACCGCCTTTACCGCCGCCAATTGGTTGACCAGTTAAAGAGTTTTTAAAAATTTGCTCAAATCCTAAAAATTTAATAATACTTGCGTTGACAGATGGGTGAAATCTTAATCCGCCTTTATATGGACCAATCGCGCTACTATATTGGACGCGAAACCCTCGATTCACTCTAACATTTCCCATATCATCGACCCAAGGTACACGAAAAGAGATGACTCTCTCAGGTTCAACGATTCTCTCCAGAATAGCTTGGTTAATATACTGAGGGTTTTTAATAAGAACAGGTATTAAAGAATCGAATACTTCTTTGACTGCCTGATGAAACTCACTTTCACTTGGATTTCGTTTTTTTACTGTTTCAAATACTTGATTAACATAATTCTGCACGCTTTCTGTATTCGCCGATTGATTTTTTTCAATTGTTATCATACTTATCCGTCTCCTATTTACTAATTTATAATGAAAATTTAAAAAACTCGTCGTAATTTTTAGGGTTGTTAGTATAAAATATTTTATAATTGAAATAATGATCGAATCAATATAAAGAAACGATAATATCAATGCGTTTTATGCATTAACTAATAAGGAGGATATAAAATGGACTTTAGACAAATCCGTTATTTTATGGAGGTTGCTACACGCGAACACGTAACTGAAGCCGCTCATTCTTTACATGTAGCACAATCCTCGGTAAGTCGACAAATAGTAAATTTAGAAAATGAATTAGAAGTTGATTTGTTTATCAGAGAAGGAAGGAGGGTACATTTAACGCCAATTGGAAAAATATTTTTTGAACGAATGAAACATGCCATGAATGTGATAGACGATGCGAGACGTGAGGTTAAGGAATATTTAGATCCTGAAAAAGGAACAATACGCATTACTTTTCCAATAAGTTTAGCAGCGTATACGTTACCAACTGTAATCTATGCATTTAGATTGCGCTATCCGGAAGCAAAATTTCAGTTAAAACAAGCGCTTTACCTGGAATTAATTGAAGGTGTGATTAAAGGAGATTTTAACCTTGGCCTGATAGGTCCACTTCCTCTTAAAGAAAAAAAACTTCAACAAAAAGTTTTATTTACGGAAAATATTGTGGCTCTTTTGCCAATTCACCACCGCCTTGCAAAAGAATCCTCCGTAAAACTTCAAGAACTAGTAGACGAACCGTTTGTTTTATTACCTGAGGGTTTTGTCTTTCGAGATATTGTTGTGAATGCTTGTCAGAATCTTGGCTTCACACCAAATGTTGCCTTTGAGGGGGATGATATCGATGCGTTGAAAGGGTTAGTTTCTGCTGGTTTAGGTGTAACACTCATGCCAGAAGTCACGCTAGTCGATAGCTTGCCGCGCTCAACAGTTAAAATACCACTGGTTGAACCAAACGTAACAAGGACTGTAGGCGTTATTACCCCAAAGGAACGAGCACTACTTCCAACAGAAAAGTTATTTTATGATTTCCTACAGGAATTTTTCACTAGATTAGATGATTTTAAGAGCTGATTTATACTCAAGAAAAAGCACGTGATTAGCAGAGAAAAGTGATATATTACATTTTTTGTTACCTGGATCCCTTTTTGGGGAATATAAACAAAAAAGAATCCCTTGAAAACAAGGGATTTAAGAAAGGCTACGATTACGAATTATGCAGCTTTTATACATATGCTTATCTTTATAATAAATCGCTTTTATGAAAAAATATGTTGTAATTTACTTACTAACACACATTTCATATCTAGTTTTATAAAAAGCTGCCTCTCCTGACGCTCCGAGGCAGCTTTTTATCTCGTTAACATATTAACAATAGCTGTTCAGTCAACGTTACTTTGGTTTGTATAACAGTTTTTAAATACTTAAGTCTTTTGATTTTTTCTTAAATCTCAAGGG contains the following coding sequences:
- a CDS encoding GntP family permease, yielding MDLIVILLSLGLLMFIAYRGFSVILFAPLCALFAVLLTEPSYVLPFFSNIFMEKMVGFVKLYFPVFLLGAIFGKIVEMSGVAKSIAQTIISWVGPKRAILATVLLSAILTYSGVSLFVVAFAVYPFASNIFRESNIPKRLLPATIILGGATFTMDALPGTPQIQNVIPTTFFKTDIYAAPMLGIIGGVIVFSVGMIYLESRSRKARKAGEGYSGFEGNEVEMAATIQAEEENYSINLKTSNSRSRELLAFVPLILVGVTNKFFTTIIPKWYPNGFDFSSIGLDSFGKVELSQVTGIWSVELALLFGIISTILYNWREVQSKFKEGINISIGGALLATMNTASEYGFGGIIAALPGFSVVRDGVSHIFTNPLVNGAVTTNVLAGITGSASGGMGIALSVMGEKYMEAAAQYNIPPEVMHRVIAMASGGMDSLPHNGAVITILTVCGLTHVQSYRDIFAITILKTLTVLIIIGIYSLTGIV
- a CDS encoding YesK family protein produces the protein MGDLQIVSTIIIAGLIVLSYALSRKKPTIKYIAPLVVGVVSVGIVILSFLIGGWIGMRVGTISFTAFISSLISLLIISIAESVKRKFSKNIHH
- the gdhA gene encoding NADP-specific glutamate dehydrogenase, whose translation is MITIEKNQSANTESVQNYVNQVFETVKKRNPSESEFHQAVKEVFDSLIPVLIKNPQYINQAILERIVEPERVISFRVPWVDDMGNVRVNRGFRVQYSSAIGPYKGGLRFHPSVNASIIKFLGFEQIFKNSLTGQPIGGGKGGADFDPKGKSDGEIMRFCQSFMLELSKYIGPDTDVPAGDIGVGSKEIGFLFGQYKKMRSTFEAGVLTGKGLSYGGSLARKEATGYGTVYFVEEMLKDNNLSFKGSTVVVSGSGNVSIYAIEKAMQLGAKVVACSDSNGYIYVKDGLNLETVKRIKEVEKKRISTYVNDYPEAVYVESCNGIWTVPCDIALPCATQNEIDQNSAELLVSNGVKAIGEGANMPSTLEAVEIFLENNILFAPAKAANAGGVSVSALEMAQNSTRLSWTFEEVDSKLHAIMKSIYQISKKAAQEYNAPGNLVVGANIAGFIKVADAMIEQGVI
- a CDS encoding LysR family transcriptional regulator — protein: MDFRQIRYFMEVATREHVTEAAHSLHVAQSSVSRQIVNLENELEVDLFIREGRRVHLTPIGKIFFERMKHAMNVIDDARREVKEYLDPEKGTIRITFPISLAAYTLPTVIYAFRLRYPEAKFQLKQALYLELIEGVIKGDFNLGLIGPLPLKEKKLQQKVLFTENIVALLPIHHRLAKESSVKLQELVDEPFVLLPEGFVFRDIVVNACQNLGFTPNVAFEGDDIDALKGLVSAGLGVTLMPEVTLVDSLPRSTVKIPLVEPNVTRTVGVITPKERALLPTEKLFYDFLQEFFTRLDDFKS